The DNA window TTGAAGGAGCCGACCGGCGTGCGCGCAGCACTGGCAATGACGATGGAAGCGGACATTTTCTTCTCCAGACTTCAAGGGTGTTGTTCTGTCGTTGAGGACTTTTCTTGCCCTTTCCCAACCCCAAGTCAAACCGGAAATGGGCATGGCGCCCATGCGCGGCAAGCAGGTCGCGCCTTGCCGTGGCGGCCGTTCGTCCATTGCTGCGCAGCATATTTTGCCCGCTATGCAGCATTTAGTGATCCCGCACTGCACAAACTGCTTGGAATTGTGCGGCTTTTGCGCATATCCTCAAAAAAGGCACAATCGTTACCGGCCGCTTACTCAGAGGCGCACCGGTGTCCCCGGGAGGATGTAGATGGCCGCTAAAGACGATCCGATCATCATCAAGAAATACGCCAATCGCCGCCTCTACAACACCGGCACCAGCACCTATGTGACGCTCGAGGACCTCGCCGAGATGGTCAAGAAGGGCGAGGAGTTCACCGTCCAGGACGCCAAGACCGGCGACGACATCACGCATCCGGTGCTGACCCAGATCATCTTCGAACTGGAGAACAAGGACGGGCAGAACATGCTGCCGATCCCGTTCCTGCGCCAGCTGATCGCCTATTACGGCGACCAGATGCAGATGATCGTGCCGAGCTTCCTCGAACAGTCGATGCTCGCCTTCTCCAAGGAGCAGGAGCGCTTTCGCGAGCAGATGAAGGGGGCGATCGGCAAGTCGCCGCTCGACATGATGAAGATCACCACGCCGATCAAGGCGCTGGAGGAACAGACACGCCGCAACATGGAAATGTTCCAGAACGCGATGCGGTTGTTCACGCCGTTTCCGCCGGCCGGCACCGCGCCAGCCGCTGCGGCTGCGCCCGAGCCGGCCAGGAAGGAAACGCCTGACAAGCCAGACGATCTTCAGGAATTGAAGGACCAGATCGCGGCCATGCAGCGCAAGCTCGACACGATGTCGTGAGCGCTTAGCGCTCTCGCGATCTTACGGCAGCATTCCCTCATAGCGGCCGCGCGGCCTGATGACACTTCCGCTTGTTATCTGTTCGACCGTGTGCGCGGCCCAGCCGACGCTGCGTGCGAGCGCAAACAGGCGGAACGGTGCATCACGCGGCAAACCCAGGCTACGCGTCAGCGCCGCCAGCCCAAAGTCGATGTTGGGAAGCGCGCCGGTCGCCGCAAGGGCAGCGTCGCGCAGCGACGATAGTGTGCCGTCAACCTCAATCACCGACAGCAGCGCGGCGCCCCGGGGATCGCCGTCGGGATAGAGCTGATGGCCGAACCCCGGCAGCGGCCGGTCATGGCTGAGCCAGCGCCGGATCGTCGCATCGGCGCCATGCCGCGCCGCATCCTCGGCCAGTTGCATCACCGCCTCGCCGGCGCCGCCATGGCGAGGGCCTGACAGTGTCGAGAGCCCAGCGAGCAGGCAGGCGGCCAGCGGTGCGCCGGTCGAGGCCGCGACGCGCGCGGCGAAGGTCGACGCGTTCAGTTCATGATCGGCAAGCAGGACGAGCGCGCGGCGGATCGCTTCGGCGCCGCCGGCATCCAGCGACCAGTCCCGCGCCAGCCGCTGATGGACCGGATCCGGTCCTGCCGGTGCGCCCAGCGCGCCGGCCAGCACGCTGACCGCGTGCGCGGCGTCGGCATGCAGCGAGGTGGCGCTGCGCCCGAGCGATGGGCGCCCCTGGCCGGCAAGCATGGCAAGTTGCGCAAAGGCCGCGGCCCGGCCAGCTTGATGGGGCACATCCGGCGAGGGTGCTTCGAAAGCCACCGGTTCCGGCAGAGCCCAGAGAACGGCGGCGGCTTCTTCCAGTGTGGCGTGCCCGGAGAGCGCCGCGGCGTCCTGCCCGCGATAGACGAGCCGGCCGTGCGAGACGGTCGAAATCGCCGTTGCGATCGAGGGCTCGCCCCAGGCAATGGCGCTTTCAGCGATGACTGACGGACTGCGGCCGCGTGCCCGGCGGATCGCCAGCGCGGCAATGTCGTCGGCACGATACTGGCTGCGGCGCGGATCGGCGCGGTCGGGCCGCATGCCTATGCGGCCACGGCTGACATAGGCGTAGAGCGTCTGCGCCCGCACCTTGAGCCTTTCCAGCGCCTCTTCCCGCGACAACCACTCGGACATATCGGGCTCTGATATTGATTCTGTTGATCAAGATTG is part of the Mesorhizobium loti genome and encodes:
- a CDS encoding citrate synthase; translation: MSEWLSREEALERLKVRAQTLYAYVSRGRIGMRPDRADPRRSQYRADDIAALAIRRARGRSPSVIAESAIAWGEPSIATAISTVSHGRLVYRGQDAAALSGHATLEEAAAVLWALPEPVAFEAPSPDVPHQAGRAAAFAQLAMLAGQGRPSLGRSATSLHADAAHAVSVLAGALGAPAGPDPVHQRLARDWSLDAGGAEAIRRALVLLADHELNASTFAARVAASTGAPLAACLLAGLSTLSGPRHGGAGEAVMQLAEDAARHGADATIRRWLSHDRPLPGFGHQLYPDGDPRGAALLSVIEVDGTLSSLRDAALAATGALPNIDFGLAALTRSLGLPRDAPFRLFALARSVGWAAHTVEQITSGSVIRPRGRYEGMLP
- the phaR gene encoding polyhydroxyalkanoate synthesis repressor PhaR — its product is MAAKDDPIIIKKYANRRLYNTGTSTYVTLEDLAEMVKKGEEFTVQDAKTGDDITHPVLTQIIFELENKDGQNMLPIPFLRQLIAYYGDQMQMIVPSFLEQSMLAFSKEQERFREQMKGAIGKSPLDMMKITTPIKALEEQTRRNMEMFQNAMRLFTPFPPAGTAPAAAAAPEPARKETPDKPDDLQELKDQIAAMQRKLDTMS